A DNA window from Streptomyces canus contains the following coding sequences:
- a CDS encoding thiolase family protein, translating into MSRTDEVYVVGCGMHPFGRDESVSGMDMAERAIREALADAGVAWADIGYAAGGSDVSGKPDTLVGRLGLTGVPFVNVQNGCATGASTVLAVANALRAGEASLGLAVGFDKHERGAFHVSAARYGLGDWYAETGMMLTTQFFALKTQRYLHEYAIPERALAAVAARAFRNGSRHPLAWRRKELTEEEILGSAEVSPPLTQYMFCSPGQGAAALVLARGDRAFDLCERPVKLASLAFRTRRFGSFEVFAPWLPPGPHRSPSVDAAEAVFRGAGLRPSDVQVAQLQDTDSGSDLIHLAETGLCGHGEQPELLASGATDPTGRIPVNTDGGCLAGGEPVGASGLRQFHEVVRQLQGRAPGVQVPGGPRVGFTHVYGAPGISACAVLTV; encoded by the coding sequence ATGAGCCGCACCGACGAGGTCTACGTGGTCGGATGCGGCATGCATCCCTTCGGCCGGGACGAGAGCGTCAGCGGTATGGACATGGCCGAACGGGCGATACGGGAGGCACTGGCCGACGCCGGTGTCGCCTGGGCGGACATCGGGTACGCGGCCGGCGGCTCCGACGTGTCCGGCAAGCCCGACACCCTGGTGGGCCGTCTGGGGCTGACCGGAGTGCCGTTCGTCAATGTGCAGAACGGCTGCGCGACCGGCGCCTCGACGGTGCTCGCCGTCGCCAACGCGCTGCGGGCGGGCGAGGCGTCGCTCGGACTCGCCGTCGGCTTCGACAAGCACGAACGGGGCGCGTTCCATGTCTCCGCGGCCCGTTACGGGCTCGGCGACTGGTACGCGGAGACGGGAATGATGTTGACGACCCAGTTCTTCGCGCTGAAGACGCAGCGGTATCTGCACGAGTACGCCATTCCTGAGCGGGCATTGGCGGCGGTGGCGGCACGCGCCTTCCGCAACGGCTCCCGCCACCCTCTGGCGTGGCGGCGCAAGGAGCTGACGGAGGAGGAGATCCTGGGTTCCGCCGAGGTCAGCCCGCCGCTCACCCAGTACATGTTCTGCTCGCCGGGCCAGGGCGCGGCGGCGCTGGTCCTCGCCCGCGGGGACCGCGCCTTCGATCTGTGCGAACGCCCGGTGAAGCTGGCCTCGTTGGCCTTCCGGACCAGACGGTTCGGCTCGTTCGAGGTGTTCGCTCCTTGGCTGCCGCCGGGACCGCACCGCAGCCCCAGCGTGGACGCGGCCGAGGCCGTCTTCCGCGGCGCCGGTCTGAGGCCCTCGGACGTCCAGGTCGCGCAGTTGCAGGACACCGACAGCGGTTCCGACCTGATCCACCTGGCGGAGACCGGGCTGTGCGGGCACGGCGAGCAGCCGGAGCTGCTGGCCTCGGGTGCCACCGACCCCACCGGCCGGATCCCGGTCAACACCGACGGCGGCTGCCTGGCCGGTGGCGAGCCGGTGGGCGCCTCCGGGCTGCGCCAGTTCCACGAGGTCGTACGGCAGTTGCAGGGCCGCGCGCCGGGGGTGCAGGTGCCCGGCGGCCCACGGGTGGGTTTCACCCACGTGTACGGGGCGCCCGGGATCAGTGCCTGCGCGGTACTGACGGTCTGA
- a CDS encoding SDR family NAD(P)-dependent oxidoreductase, translating to MSEIRTALVTGGARGIGVEICRQLVERGLRVLVAARQPEAAEEACRTIGRGALPLALDVSSAKSVTEAVREAAELTGGGVDVLVNNAGVSLDGELRPPYVDEEVLRATLDVNLVGAWRVAEAVVPGMVRAGYGRVVNLTSSYGSLALMDSGRHPAYRVSKTALNAFTRMLAGELSGTGVLVNAADPGWTRSGMGGPSAPRGPEEGADTPVWLATLPDGDETTGGLFAGRRPLSW from the coding sequence ATGAGCGAGATCAGAACCGCCCTGGTCACCGGCGGCGCTCGCGGGATCGGCGTGGAGATCTGCCGGCAACTCGTGGAGCGGGGGCTGCGGGTACTGGTCGCGGCACGGCAGCCGGAGGCCGCCGAGGAGGCGTGCCGCACCATCGGCCGGGGAGCGCTGCCGCTGGCCCTGGACGTGAGTTCCGCGAAGAGCGTCACCGAAGCGGTGCGGGAGGCCGCGGAGCTGACCGGCGGCGGGGTGGACGTGCTGGTGAACAACGCGGGAGTGTCCCTGGACGGCGAGTTGCGGCCCCCGTACGTCGATGAGGAGGTCCTGCGCGCCACCCTGGACGTCAATCTCGTAGGCGCCTGGCGGGTGGCCGAGGCCGTCGTCCCGGGCATGGTGCGGGCCGGCTACGGACGGGTGGTCAACCTCACCAGCTCGTACGGCTCCCTGGCGCTGATGGACTCCGGCCGGCACCCGGCCTACCGCGTCTCCAAGACCGCGCTCAACGCCTTCACGCGGATGCTCGCCGGCGAGCTGTCCGGCACGGGTGTCCTGGTCAACGCGGCCGACCCCGGGTGGACCCGCAGCGGCATGGGCGGTCCGTCCGCCCCGCGCGGGCCGGAGGAGGGCGCGGACACGCCCGTCTGGCTGGCGACCCTCCCCGACGGCGACGAGACGACGGGCGGGCTGTTCGCCGGCCGCCGGCCACTGTCCTGGTGA
- a CDS encoding Zn-ribbon domain-containing OB-fold protein, protein MTTRLVDESLFDGADPPRLLGARCTGCRTVVFPRQDSCPRCSDGAMAAHVLPDSGEIWSWTVQSFRPKEPYRPPAEGHQPYALGYVDLGEVLVEARLDIPRRLIRIGLPVRLTTVEAYRDEDGTQILTFAFGSAAEDER, encoded by the coding sequence ATGACCACCAGACTCGTCGACGAGAGCCTCTTCGACGGCGCGGATCCGCCGCGCCTCCTGGGCGCGCGCTGCACCGGGTGCCGCACCGTCGTCTTTCCCCGGCAGGACTCCTGCCCCAGGTGCTCGGACGGGGCGATGGCCGCGCACGTACTGCCGGACAGTGGCGAGATCTGGTCGTGGACGGTGCAGTCGTTCCGGCCCAAAGAGCCGTACCGCCCACCGGCCGAGGGCCACCAGCCGTACGCCCTCGGCTATGTCGACCTCGGGGAGGTCCTGGTCGAGGCACGCCTCGACATACCCCGCCGGCTGATCCGGATCGGGCTGCCGGTCCGGCTGACCACGGTCGAGGCGTACCGCGACGAGGACGGGACCCAGATCCTGACCTTCGCCTTCGGCTCGGCTGCCGAGGACGAGCGATGA